A window of the Cucurbita pepo subsp. pepo cultivar mu-cu-16 chromosome LG01, ASM280686v2, whole genome shotgun sequence genome harbors these coding sequences:
- the LOC111799814 gene encoding zinc finger CCCH domain-containing protein 29-like — protein sequence MCSGSKNKVAFSNSAMESKFQKLRDGALFSANSILLELSASDDVDGFKREVEERDLDVDEPSCWYGRGIGSKKMGFEERTPLMIAAMYGSSKVVKYLIETGKVDINRACGSDMTTALHCASAGGSGSSLETIKLLLDGSADVDCVDANGRKPVDLIVSACRMVCYSGRKAMEMLLRGDGMAGVGDLSLFLEEDQQKISASLSAKEGSDKKEYPVDISLPDINSGIYGTDDFRMYTFKVKPCSRAYSHDWTECPFVHPGENARRRDPKKYPYSCVPCPEFRKGACPKGDSCEYAHGVFESWLHPAQYRTRLCKDETGCTRKVCFFAHRPDELRPVYASTGSGMPSPRSLSSSAADMSTMSPLALGSSSLSLPTASTPPMSPLASVSSPKNGNLWQNKINLTPPALQLPGSRLKATLSARDLDLEMELLGLEKNVSQMQHQQQLIDEISRLSAPSYWSADISRSAELKPSNLDDMFGSLDSSLLSQLQGTSLKTPISAQVQSPTGLQMRQNMNQLRASYPANLSSSPVKKPSSFGFDSSSAVAAAVMNSRSAAFAKRSQSFIDRAAVTRHPGVTGAANSASTMSSHLSDWNSPDGKLDWGMHGNDLNKLKKSASFGIRNNSMGTPTFASPVEEPDVSWVNSLVKDVPSDRFGMFGAEKRAYNLKRDINEMIPSWMEQQLYAEQEQTVA from the coding sequence ATGTGCAGTGGCTCAAAGAATAAAGTTGCTTTCTCGAATTCCGCCATGGAATCTAAGTTTCAGAAGCTTAGAGATGGAGCTTTATTCTCTGCGAATTCGATCTTGCTTGAACTATCAGCCTCTGATGATGTAGATGGGTTCAAGAGAGAGGTGGAAGAAAGGGATTTGGATGTTGATGAACCAAGCTGCTGGTATGGAAGAGGAATTGGGTCAAAGAAGATGGGTTTTGAAGAAAGAACTCCACTTATGATCGCTGCTATGTATGGAAGCTCTAAGGTTGTCAAATACTTAATTGAGACAGGCAAGGTTGATATCAACAGGGCTTGTGGATCAGATATGACCACTGCCCTTCACTGTGCCTCTGCTGGTGGCTCTGGTTCTTCCCTTGAAACCATCAAGCTCTTGCTCGACGGATCGGCTGACGTTGATTGCGTCGATGCGAACGGGAGAAAACCTGTTGATTTGATTGTTTCAGCTTGCAGGATGGTGTGTTATTCAGGAAGGAAAGCTATGGAGATGTTGTTGAGAGGAGATGGTATGGCTGGGGTAGGTGATCTGAGCCTTTTCCTAGAAGAAGACCAGCAGAAGATCTCAGCTTCCCTGTCTGCGAAAGAAGGAAGTGACAAGAAAGAGTATCCCGTTGATATATCGCTGCCCGACATCAACAGCGGGATATATGGCACTGATGATTTCAGGATGTATACTTTCAAAGTGAAGCCTTGTTCGAGGGCGTATTCGCACGATTGGACCGAGTGTCCTTTCGTTCATCCTGGCGAGAATGCTAGGCGTAGAGACCCCAAGAAGTACCCTTATAGTTGCGTCCCGTGCCCTGAATTCCGAAAGGGGGCTTGTCCTAAGGGAGATTCCTGTGAGTATGCACATGGTGTCTTTGAGTCTTGGCTCCACCCTGCTCAATACCGAACCCGGCTCTGCAAGGATGAGACTGGCTGCACAAGGAAGGTCTGCTTCTTTGCTCACAGACCTGATGAGTTGCGCCCTGTATATGCATCGACTGGCTCAGGCATGCCTTCGCCTAGGTCTCTTTCAAGCAGTGCTGCAGATATGTCTACCATGAGCCCGTTGGCTCTTGGTTCATCGTCGTTGTCGTTGCCGACTGCTTCAACGCCTCCCATGTCTCCCTTAGCATCGGTGTCTTCCCCTAAAAATGGGAACTTGTGGCAGAACAAGATTAACCTTACTCCTCCTGCTCTGCAGCTCCCTGGTAGTCGGTTGAAGGCGACCTTGAGTGCAAGAGATTTGGATTTAGAGATGGAATTACTTGGATTAGAAAAGAACGTGAGCCAAATGCAACATCAACAACAGTTGATCGACGAGATATCCCGGCTCTCCGCTCCTTCTTACTGGAGTGCAGACATAAGCAGGAGCGCAGAGTTGAAGCCATCAAACCTTGATGACATGTTTGGATCATTAGATTCTTCCTTGTTGTCTCAGTTGCAGGGCACGTCGCTAAAAACGCCAATCTCGGCTCAAGTTCAATCTCCAACCGGGCTGCAGATGCGCCAAAACATGAACCAACTCCGTGCGAGTTACCCAGCTAACTTATCATCCTCACCTGTAAAGAAACCCTCTTCATTTGGCTTTGATTCATCAAGTGCAGTGGCAGCTGCTGTGATGAACTCAAGGTCTGCAGCCTTTGCAAAACGAAGCCAGAGTTTCATCGATCGAGCTGCAGTGACCCGCCATCCTGGGGTTACTGGAGCTGCAAATTCTGCATCTACAATGTCTTCCCATCTCTCAGATTGGAACTCGCCCGATGGCAAACTAGACTGGGGAATGCACGGCAACGATCTCAACAAACTCAAGAAATCTGCCTCGTTCGGGATCCGAAACAACAGCATGGGAACCCCCACGTTCGCTTCACCAGTAGAGGAGCCTGATGTCTCTTGGGTTAACTCCTTGGTGAAAGATGTTCCCTCGGACAGGTTCGGAATGTTCGGTGCGGAGAAACGAGCATACAACCTCAAAAGAGACATCAACGAGATGATCCCATCCTGGATGGAGCAGCAGTTGTATGCAGAGCAGGAGCAGACAGTGGCATAA